A genome region from Cucumis sativus cultivar 9930 chromosome 4, Cucumber_9930_V3, whole genome shotgun sequence includes the following:
- the LOC101223053 gene encoding alternative NAD(P)H-ubiquinone oxidoreductase C1, chloroplastic/mitochondrial isoform X2: protein MAPIAFSLSVSLGPLNFAGASGGSGKLFPGSSGRLGTNSCRFSSSRGKGIRCAVSSSSNNNGGVAEISESELAKHFYAWPDYKKPRVCILGGGFGGLYTALRLESLFWPDNKKPQVVLVDQSEHFVFKPMLYELLSGEVDAWEIAPRFSDLLANTSIQFIQDKVKLVDPCDHYDANNPKNPSCSGTVYLESGLHIEYDWLVLALGAEAKLDLVPGAAEYALPFSTLWDAQRVDSRLKILERINFNKKSLIRVAIVGCGYSGVELAATISERLQDRGLVQAINVETMICPTAPPGNREAALKVLSSRNVELLLGYIVRSIQRVDDAETSEEANNRPSQGTQPDLATSRYRLELQPAERGSQGRILEADLVLWTVGSKSLLPTLEPSKNYRKQLPLNGRGQAETDETLRVRGHPRIFALGDSSALRDPNGRPLPATAQVAFQQADFVGWNLWAAINNRSLLPFRYQNLGEMMTLGRNDASVSPSFIEGLTLEGPIGHAARKIAYLIRLPTDEHRVKVGISWLTKSAVDSIATIQTTFTNVFTSQ, encoded by the exons ATGGCGCCAATCGCATTCTCTTTATCTGTCTCCCTCGGACCCCTCAATT TTGCAGGTGCATCAGGGGGATCTGGAAAACTTTTTCCAGGTTCTTCAGGAAGACTTGGAACCAATTCGTGTCGGTTTTCAAGTTCTCGAGGTAAAGGGATAAGATGTGCTGTTTCTAGTTCATCAAATAACAATGGAGGCGTTGCAGAGATATCTGAAAGTGAATTGGCTAAGCATTTCTATGCCTGGCCAGACTACAAG AAGCCAAGAGTATGCATCCTAGGTGGAGGTTTTGGAGGATTGTATACTGCTCTGAGACTTGAATCTCTTTTCTGGCCAGATAATAAGAAGCCTCAG GTGGTTCTTGTTGATCAGTCTgaacattttgttttcaagcCAATGCTGTATGAACTTCTATCTGGAG AAGTAGATGCATGGGAAATTGCACCTCGTTTTTCTGATCTGCTGGCAAACACTAGCATCCAGTTTATTCAAGACAAAGTGAAACTCGTGGATCCCTGTGATCATTATGATGCGAACAATCCTAAAAATCCTAGCTGTAGTGGAACTGTGTATCTCGAAAGTGGCCTTCATATTGAATATGattg GCTGGTTCTTGCCTTGGGCGCTGAAGCTAAGCTTGATCTTGTACCTGGGGCTGCTGAATACGCTTTACCTTTCTCTACTCTTTGGGATGCACAA AGGGTTGACAGCCGGTTAAAGATCCTGGAGAGGATTAACTTCAATAAGAAATCCTTGATTCGGGTGGCTATTGTTGGTTGTGGTTACTCTGGCGTTGAGTTAGCCGCCACAATATCTGAGAGGCTGCAAGACAGAGGGTTGGTGCAAGCTATTAACGTGGAGACCATGATTTGCCCTACCGCTCCACCAGGGAATAGAGAGGCCGCACTTAAA GTTCTATCATCTCGGAATGTTGAACTTCTCCTAGGTTACATCGTCCGCAGTATTCAAAGAGTGGATGATGCAGAAACCTCTGAAGAGGCAAACAACAGACCAAGCCAAGGCACTCAACCAGATCTTGCTACAAGTAGGTATAGGTTGGAACTTCAACCTGCCGAAAGAGGATCTCAAGGTCGCATTCTGGAAGCAGATTTAGTATTATGGACCGTTGGATCAAAGTCTCTTCTTCCAACGTTGGAACCTTCTAAAAATTACCGCAAGCAACTTCCTCTTAATGGTCGGGGTCAAGCTGAAACCGACGAAACTCTTCGTGTTAGGGGTCATCCACGAATATTTGCTCTTGGTGACTCCTCTGCCTTAAGAGATCCAAACGGACGACCTCTTCCTGCCACTGCACAG GTTGCTTTCCAGCAAGCAGACTTCGTTGGTTGGAATCTCTGGGCTGCTATCAACAACCGTTCTCTTTTGCCCTTTAG aTATCAGAATTTAGGAGAGATGATGACTTTGGGAAGAAATGACGCATCAGTTTCTCCAAGTTTCATTGAAGGTTTAACCTTGGAAGGTCCGATCGGTCATGCAG CAAGAAAAATAGCATACTTGATAAGACTACCAACGGATGAGCATAGGGTTAAAGTGGGGATCAGTTGGCTTACAAAGTCTGCTGTTGATTCCATTGCAACAATTCAAACCACCTTTACTAATGTATTCACTTCTCAATGA
- the LOC101223053 gene encoding alternative NAD(P)H-ubiquinone oxidoreductase C1, chloroplastic/mitochondrial isoform X1 — protein sequence MFHFKWAASPGHFLQRKRWKSMVSSHGDFSMLMLVFCMAVVAGASGGSGKLFPGSSGRLGTNSCRFSSSRGKGIRCAVSSSSNNNGGVAEISESELAKHFYAWPDYKKPRVCILGGGFGGLYTALRLESLFWPDNKKPQVVLVDQSEHFVFKPMLYELLSGEVDAWEIAPRFSDLLANTSIQFIQDKVKLVDPCDHYDANNPKNPSCSGTVYLESGLHIEYDWLVLALGAEAKLDLVPGAAEYALPFSTLWDAQRVDSRLKILERINFNKKSLIRVAIVGCGYSGVELAATISERLQDRGLVQAINVETMICPTAPPGNREAALKVLSSRNVELLLGYIVRSIQRVDDAETSEEANNRPSQGTQPDLATSRYRLELQPAERGSQGRILEADLVLWTVGSKSLLPTLEPSKNYRKQLPLNGRGQAETDETLRVRGHPRIFALGDSSALRDPNGRPLPATAQVAFQQADFVGWNLWAAINNRSLLPFRYQNLGEMMTLGRNDASVSPSFIEGLTLEGPIGHAARKIAYLIRLPTDEHRVKVGISWLTKSAVDSIATIQTTFTNVFTSQ from the exons ATGTTTCACTTCAAATGGGCTGCATCACCTGGACATTTTCTCCAAAGAAAGCGGTGGAAATCTATGGTTTCAAGTCATGGTGATTTTTCAATGCTGATGCTTGTCTTTTGTATGGCTGTAGTTGCAGGTGCATCAGGGGGATCTGGAAAACTTTTTCCAGGTTCTTCAGGAAGACTTGGAACCAATTCGTGTCGGTTTTCAAGTTCTCGAGGTAAAGGGATAAGATGTGCTGTTTCTAGTTCATCAAATAACAATGGAGGCGTTGCAGAGATATCTGAAAGTGAATTGGCTAAGCATTTCTATGCCTGGCCAGACTACAAG AAGCCAAGAGTATGCATCCTAGGTGGAGGTTTTGGAGGATTGTATACTGCTCTGAGACTTGAATCTCTTTTCTGGCCAGATAATAAGAAGCCTCAG GTGGTTCTTGTTGATCAGTCTgaacattttgttttcaagcCAATGCTGTATGAACTTCTATCTGGAG AAGTAGATGCATGGGAAATTGCACCTCGTTTTTCTGATCTGCTGGCAAACACTAGCATCCAGTTTATTCAAGACAAAGTGAAACTCGTGGATCCCTGTGATCATTATGATGCGAACAATCCTAAAAATCCTAGCTGTAGTGGAACTGTGTATCTCGAAAGTGGCCTTCATATTGAATATGattg GCTGGTTCTTGCCTTGGGCGCTGAAGCTAAGCTTGATCTTGTACCTGGGGCTGCTGAATACGCTTTACCTTTCTCTACTCTTTGGGATGCACAA AGGGTTGACAGCCGGTTAAAGATCCTGGAGAGGATTAACTTCAATAAGAAATCCTTGATTCGGGTGGCTATTGTTGGTTGTGGTTACTCTGGCGTTGAGTTAGCCGCCACAATATCTGAGAGGCTGCAAGACAGAGGGTTGGTGCAAGCTATTAACGTGGAGACCATGATTTGCCCTACCGCTCCACCAGGGAATAGAGAGGCCGCACTTAAA GTTCTATCATCTCGGAATGTTGAACTTCTCCTAGGTTACATCGTCCGCAGTATTCAAAGAGTGGATGATGCAGAAACCTCTGAAGAGGCAAACAACAGACCAAGCCAAGGCACTCAACCAGATCTTGCTACAAGTAGGTATAGGTTGGAACTTCAACCTGCCGAAAGAGGATCTCAAGGTCGCATTCTGGAAGCAGATTTAGTATTATGGACCGTTGGATCAAAGTCTCTTCTTCCAACGTTGGAACCTTCTAAAAATTACCGCAAGCAACTTCCTCTTAATGGTCGGGGTCAAGCTGAAACCGACGAAACTCTTCGTGTTAGGGGTCATCCACGAATATTTGCTCTTGGTGACTCCTCTGCCTTAAGAGATCCAAACGGACGACCTCTTCCTGCCACTGCACAG GTTGCTTTCCAGCAAGCAGACTTCGTTGGTTGGAATCTCTGGGCTGCTATCAACAACCGTTCTCTTTTGCCCTTTAG aTATCAGAATTTAGGAGAGATGATGACTTTGGGAAGAAATGACGCATCAGTTTCTCCAAGTTTCATTGAAGGTTTAACCTTGGAAGGTCCGATCGGTCATGCAG CAAGAAAAATAGCATACTTGATAAGACTACCAACGGATGAGCATAGGGTTAAAGTGGGGATCAGTTGGCTTACAAAGTCTGCTGTTGATTCCATTGCAACAATTCAAACCACCTTTACTAATGTATTCACTTCTCAATGA